In Aspergillus oryzae RIB40 DNA, chromosome 6, one genomic interval encodes:
- the pgkA gene encoding phosphoglycerate kinase pgkA (3-phosphoglycerate kinase) — MSLSNKLAITDVDLKDKRVLIRVDFNVPLDADKKITNNQRIVGALPTIKYAIENGAKAVVLMSHLGRPDGKANPKYSLKPVATELEKLLSKSVIFAENCVGKETEEIVNKATGGQIILLENLRFHAEEEGSSKDAEGKKVKADKEKVEEFRKGLTALGDVYINDAFGTAHRAHSSMVGVDLPQKASGFLVKKELEYFAKALESPQRPFLAILGGAKVSDKIQLIDNLLPKVNSLIITGAMAFTFKKTLENVKIGNSLFDEAGSKIVGDIVEKAKKNNVKIVLPVDYVTADKFAADAKTGYATDADGIPDGYMGLDVGEKSVELYKKTIAEAKTILWNGPPGVFELEPFANATKKTLDAAVAAAQSGSIVIIGGGDTATVAAKYGAEAKLSHVSTGGGASLELLEGKVLPGVDALSSK; from the exons ATGTCTCTCTCCAACAAGCTTGCCATCACCGATGTCGACCTTAAGGACAAGCGCGTCTTGATCCGT GTCGACTTCAACGTTCCTCTCGATGCCGACAAGAAGATCACCAACAATCAGCGTATCGTCGGTGCTCTGCCTACCATCAAGTACGCCATTGAGAATGGTGCTAAGGCCGTTGTCCTCATGTCCCACCTCGGCCGTCCCGATGGCAAGGCCAATCCCAAGTACAGCCTGAAGCCTGTTGCTActgagctggagaagctgctTAGCAAGTCTGTCATCTTCGCCGAGAACTGCGTCGGCAAGGAGACTGAAGAGATTGTGAACAAGGCCACTGGTGGCCAGATCATCCTCCTTGAGAACCTGCGTTTCCacgccgaggaggagggcAGCTCTAAGGATgccgagggcaagaaggtcaaggctgacaaggagaaggtcgaAGAGTTCCGCAAGGGACTGACTGCTCTTGGTGACGTCTACATCA ACGACGCTTTCGGAACTGCCCACCGTGCTCACAGCTCGATGGTTGGTGTTGACCTGCCCCAGAAGGCTTCCGGCttcttggtgaagaaggaactTGAGTACTTTGCTAAGGCTTTGGAAAGCCCCCAGCGCCCCTTCCTGGCCATTCTGGGAGGTGCCAAGGTCTCTGACAAGATCCAGCTGATCGACAACCTGTTGCCCAAGGTCAACAGCTTGATCATCACTGGTGCTATGGCCTTCACCTTCAAGAAGACCCTCGAGAACGTCAAGATTGGCAACAGTTTGTTCGATGAGGCCGGTAGCAAGATTGTCGGCGATATCgttgagaaggccaagaagaacaatgTCAAGATTGTTCTGCCCGTTGACTACGTGACCGCTGACAAGTTCGCCGCCGATGCCAAGACTGGCTATGCCACCGATGCTGACGGTATTCCCGATGGATACATGGGCCTGGATGTCGGTGAGAAGAGTGTTGAGCTGTACAAGAAGACTATTGCCGAGGCCAAGACCATCCTCTGGAACGGTCCTCCTGGTGTCTTCGAGCTGGAGCCCTTCGCCAACGCTACCAAGAAGACCCTTGATGCTGCTGTTGCGGCTGCTCAGTCTGGTTCTATTGtcatcatcggcggtggTGACACTGCAACCGTCGCTGCCAAGTACGGTGCTGAGGCCAAGCTCAGCCATGTCTccaccggtggtggtgcATCCCTGGAGCTCCTTGAGGGCAAGGTTCTCCCTGGTGTTGATGCTCTGTCAAGTAAGTAA
- a CDS encoding uncharacterized protein (uncharacterized conserved protein), protein MAQLMSAVVGVLNESLTESIKGFYKMRKAYITLDGILKMEQAYMQSISGGVSPADQGEASKPSPTATVEAKGLSQRLSDLSVSQDSTKSGESTELSTPNPSDMLSHDPDSDIFKNQIDVFVHSGSNFCFGILLLVISMVPPAFSKLLSIIGFYGDKERGLRMLWQASKFNNLIGALAAFAILGYYNGFVRYCDIMPDPVPGDQGDVQGYPQKRLEALLAQMRQRFPKSQLWLLEESRMEGANKNLERSLELLCGEERSPLKQVEALRVFERSLNAMYLHKYELCAEAFLEV, encoded by the coding sequence ATGGCCCAGCTTATGAGTGCTGTTGTGGGTGTGCTCAATGAGAGCCTTACAGAAAGTATCAAAGGTTTCTATAAAATGAGAAAGGCATACATCACGCTAGACGGCATCCTCAAGATGGAGCAGGCATATATGCAGTCAATTTCCGGTGGTGTGTCTCCTGCAGACCAGGGGGAGGCATCCAAACCCAGCCCAACAGCCACCGTCGAGGCTAAAGGGCTATCCCAGAGGTTATCTGATCTAAGTGTCTCTCAGGATAGCACTAAATCTGGGGAATCAACTGAACTATCGACGCCTAATCCCTCGGATATGCTTAGCCACGATCCCGATTCAGATATCTTCAAAAACCAGATTGATGTTTTCGTGCACTCTGGTTCTAACTTTTGTTTcggtattcttcttcttgtcatctCCATGGTTCCTCCGGCCTTCAGTAAATTGCTCAGTATCATTGGGTTCTACGGAGATAAAGAGCGGGGACTGAGGATGCTGTGGCAAGCTAGTAAGTTTAATAATTTGATCGGGGCACTTGCTGCTTTTGCGATTCTCGGTTATTACAATGGTTTCGTCCGTTACTGCGATATTATGCCAGACCCAGTTCCGGGAGACCAGGGCGATGTGCAGGGCTATCCTCAGAAGAGGCTCGAGGCCTTGTTAGCGCAGATGAGGCAGCGGTTCCCCAAGAGTCAACTCTGGCTGCTTGAAGAGTCTAGGATGGAAGGAGCGAACAAGAATCTAGAAAGATCCCTGGAGCTTCTGTGTGGTGAAGAGCGCAGTCCGCTCAAACAGGTCGAAGCTTTGCGGGTGTTTGAGCGCAGCTTGAATGCGATGTACCTCCACAAGTATGAACTGTGCGCCGAAGCATTTCTCGAGGTCTGA
- a CDS encoding MFS transporter (synaptic vesicle transporter SVOP and related transporters (major facilitator superfamily)): MRAMRKHDEARQLLKESVLNHDKSLFTGHLKDNWIHPVAHFEMAANLWMERPGYIAVHDAPATEGKITNGEEGTQLERKQVQECKEYLEKAARWESYELDARIGLKVTAAMEAVRNSLDDDGNSLELRHTNYDERPNATLEKQSTAASALSVFEQRAQSVVSRIRSREPGQTARFTHPLTHTKTSTDVIVDFDGPDDPYRPLNWSFRKKAITTLLYGLTTMGATWASSIYSTGTRQVDAEFGVGEEVGTLGTALLLFGFGLGPLVWAPLSEVYGRKPAVLAPYFIAAVFSFGTATAKDLQTVMITRFFTGFFGSAPVTNTGGVLSDIWTAEQRGAAIVGYAMAVVGGPVLGPIVGGAIVQSYLGWRWTEYLTGIMMMFFLAMDVLFLDESYPPVLLVYKAQRLRFESGNWALHARHEEWDVTFKELGNKYLTRPFQLLTTPICFLVALYASFVYGIIYLSLAAFPVEFQEVRGWNQVVGALPFLGYLVGILFGAAVNLLNQKFYVRRFKANNNFPVPEARLPPMMLGSVFFAAGMFVFGWTGQPDIHWIGPVIGAVMMGFGFFTIFQAALNYLIDTFQKVSASAVAANTFLRSVFAGCFPLFASIMFRKLGVPWASSVLGFVSVALIPIPYLFYIFGKRIRAAGKWSRASVYGD, encoded by the exons ATGCGTGCGATGCGTAAACATGACGAGGCTAGACAGTTGCTTAAAGAGTCTGTCCTCAACCATGACAAGTCTTTGTTCACGGGCCATCTTAAAGACAATTGGATCCACCCAGTGGCTCATTTCGAGATGGCGGCTAATCTCTGGATGGAACGTCCCGGTTACATAGCCGTTCACGACGCTCCGGCTACTGAGGGCAAGATCACTAACGGTGAGGAAGGAACACAACTCGAAAGAAAGCAGGTGCAAGAATGCAAGGAATACCTTGAGAAGGCTGCTAGATGGGAAAGCTACGAGCTGGACGCTCGTATTGGTCTCAAGGTGACCGCTGCTATGGAGGCAGTGCGCAA CTCTCTCGACGATGACGGCAATTCGCTAGAGCTGCGGCATACCAACTACGATGAACGACCCAACGCAACgctggagaagcagagcaCAGCGGCCTCCGCCCTGTCGGTCTTTGAACAACGCGCGCAATCGGTAGTTTCAAGAATTCGCAGTCGAGAACCTGGCCAAACTGCTCGCTTCACGCACCCTCTGACACATACCAAAACATCGACTGATGTGATCGTGGACTTCGATGGACCCGACGACCCGTATCGACCGCTTAATTGGAGTTTTAGGAAAAAGGCTATTACTACTCTATTGTACGGGTTGACAACAATGG GTGCGACTTGGGCCAGTTCGAT CTACTCCACAGGCACGAGACAAGTCGATGCGGAGTTCGGCGTCGGCGAGGAAGTTGGTACTCTTGGTACAGCATTGCTGTTGTTCGGGTTTG GGCTTGGACCGCTTGTGTGGGCACCATTATCTGAAGTCTATGGGCGGAAACCTGCTGTTCTAGCCCCATACTTCATTGCTGCTGTTTTCTCCTTTGGCACCGCTACCGCCAAAGATCTACAGACAGTTATGATCACTCGGTTTTTCACCGGATTCTTTGGTTCGGCACCTGTCACCAACACTGGCGGTGTACTGAGTGATATTTGGACCGCGGAACAGCGAGGAGCGGCTATTGTTGGTTATGCTATGGCCGTGGTTGGAGGACCGGTGCTAGGACCTATCGTTGGTGGTGCAATTGTTCAAAGCTAtcttggttggagatggaCTGAATAT ctcaCCGGTATTATGATGATGTTCTTCCTCGCGATGGACGTTTTGTTCCTTGATGAAAGCTATCCCCCAGTTTTATTAGTCTACAAGGCCCAGAGACTCCGATTCGAGAGTGGTAATTGGGCTCTCCACGCGCGCCATGAAGAATGGGACGTCACATTCAAGGAACTCGGCAACAAATACCTCACCCGCCCCTTCCAGCTCCTCACAACCCCAATTTGTTTCTTGGTCGCCCTTTACGCCTCATTCGTTTACGGTATCATCTACCTCAGCCTGGCAGCTTTCCCCGTTGAATTCCAAGAAGTCCGAGGTTGGAACCAAGTTGTCGGCGCATTGCCATTCCTAGGGTACTTAGTCGGAATCCTCTTCGGCGCAGCCGTCAACCTCCTCAACCAAAAGTTTTACGTTAGGCGCTTCAAAGCAAACAACAATTTCCCTGTCCCCGAAGCCCGACTTCCCCCAATGATGCTAGGAtccgtcttcttcgccgCAGGCATGTTCGTATTCGGCTGGACCGGTCAACCGGACATTCACTGGATCGGCCCCGTAATTGGCGCCGTGATGATgggcttcggcttcttcaccatcttccaaGCCGCTCTCAACTACCTGATCGACACCTTCCAGAAAGTCTCCGCCAGCGCTGTGGCAGCCAACACTTTCCTCCGGAGTGTCTTCGCAGGCTGTTTCCCGCTCTTCGCGAGTATCATGTTCCGCAAGTTGGGCGTGCCCTGGGCTTCCAGTGTTCTGGGCTTTGTGTCGGTTGCGCTTATACCCATTCCGTACTTGTTTTACATCTTTGGGAAGCGTATTAGAGCTGCTGGAAAGTGGTCTCGTGCTTCCGTTTATGGGGACTGA